A single Mytilus trossulus isolate FHL-02 chromosome 12, PNRI_Mtr1.1.1.hap1, whole genome shotgun sequence DNA region contains:
- the LOC134693621 gene encoding uncharacterized protein LOC134693621 produces MLGTLDEDKKSDWKTYVAPLVHSYNASRHESTGYSPHFLMFGLHPRLPIDAFLGISSGFPVKDHKTYLSNLEKRLQFAYKTAAKVADKAGKRHKTRYDLKVRHSNLQKGDRVLLKKVGFKGKHKLQNKCNRDPYIVESQPDTSIHVYVLKPEHGRSRKVTVHRNMLLPIFSLPTDEIVRQQIPSSCKKGKTFTRPQNLQKDDTVDSDKNELMLTEVRSNSSDEDDDDICIVATRSPRVIDPDLSSQLVLNPQAPEFLPSSSSSSLPVSDLSSSRSDFSGDLLSDTSGQSSVHSGVNDSSTLSGMSASGHTENNSVAFEATYTQPVLRRTTRQCRAPQCYQDFIWYR; encoded by the coding sequence atgttaggTACGTTAGACGAAGATAAGAAATCAGATTGGAAAACCTATGTAGCGCCTCTTGTCCACTCTTATAATGCTTCGAGACATGAAAGTACAGGATATAGTCCTCACTTTTTGATGTTCGGTTTGCATCCAAGACTGCCTATAGATGCGTTTTTAGGTATTTCATCTGGTTTTCCTGTTAAAGATCACAAGACATATCTAAGTAATCTAGAAAAGAGACTACAGTTCGCATATAAAACAGCAGCCAAGGTAGCGGATAAGGCAGGTAAACGCCATAAGACCAGGTATGATTTGAAAGTAAGACATTCTAATCTACAGAAAGGGGACAGAGTTTTGCTCAAGAAAGTAGGATTTAAAGGTAAGCACAAACTACAGAACAAATGTAATAGAGATCCATATATTGTCGAGTCTCAGCCagatactagtatacatgtatacgtACTTAAACCTGAACATGGTCGTTCAAGGAAGGTAACTGTACATAGAAATATGCTGCTACCCATTTTTTCACTACCTACAGATGAGATAGTACGACAACAAATTCCGTCTAGTTGTAAAAAGGGTAAAACCTTTACTAGACCACAGAATTTGCAAAAAGACGATACTGTTGATAGTGATAAAAATGAGCTAATGCTCACAGAGGTACGTAGTAACTCTAGCGATGAGGATGATGATGATATATGTATAGTTGCTACTCGGTCTCCTAGGGTAATAGATCCTGACCTAAGTTCACAGTTGGTACTTAATCCTCAGGCCCCAGAGTTTTTACCGTCATCGTCTAGTAGTTCTTTACCAGTTTCAGATTTAAGTAGTTCTCGTTCAGATTTTAGTGGAGATTTGCTAAGTGATACGTCAGGTCAGTCTAGTGTACATTCTGGTGTTAATGATAGCTCTACATTAAGTGGTATGTCTGCTAGTGGTCATACGGAAAATAACTCCGTTGCCTTTGAGGCTACATACACACAACCTGTCTTACGTCGGACGACTAGACAGTGTAGAGCCCCACAGTGTTACCAGGATTTTATTTGGTATcgttga